From Thermodesulforhabdaceae bacterium:
ATAGACCATAAGTCCAACGCCAGGCGGAACAAAAAGAAGGGCAAGATTTTTTACAAGAATATCAGCAACTCCTTTCACTTTTGAAATATCTACCCAACCCCTGCTTAAAGAAAAGGTCAAGAGCACCATACCAATTACATTACCTGGCACAGGCAAATCGGCCGCTTTTGAAATAGCTTCTCCTATTATGAGAAAAAGGAATATGAAAAATAGCCCTTCTATCATACTCCTGATTCTGACAAAATGATTTCCGGTTTCTTTGCGAAGTAGTCCCTCACAAAAGTTATATGTTGCCGCATAGCCTCTTCCGCTCGTTCGGGATCTCTATTCTGAATAGCTTCAAAGATTGCTCTGTGCTGGGATATTATTATTTCGATGTTCTTTGGATTTTTGTAAAGACCCTGCAGATTCTGCTTAATGCCGAAAAACAGAATATCATACATACTTCGCATGATTCTTACCTGAACTGGATTTTTGGTTGCATAAGAAATGGCCATATGAAAAGACACATCTGCCTCATGTCCCAACCCGCCAGATTCCACGTCTTTTTTCATCTCTTCAAGACTTTCTTTAAGGAACTCAATATCCCTTTCATCAGCTCTCAAAGCCGCAAGAGATGCCGCATTACACTCAAGACCCATCCTTACCTCCAGAATCTCAACAAGGGACGCATTGTCTATGTCAAGAGCTTCAAGAAAAGGATTGCGTTCCGCTCTAGCGGGGTGACGGACGAAGGTTCCCTGACCCTGACGGTGTTCAAGCAACCCCATAGCGACCAGCCTGTTTATGGCTTCCCTTACCGTCTGACGACTTACTCCCAGCACCTCAGCCAGACTCCGCTCAGACATGAGCTTTTCACCAGACTTCAGATAACCTCGATATATTAACTCCATCAGTTGGTCACACACCTGATCGGAAATTTTCCTGGGTTTAATGGGCTTTAGAGGTATTGATGGCAGTGTCATAGGCTCTCCGCATAAAGTTCAATTATGTGTTTTACTGGTTTGCCGTTCCCAATTCTAGAAAGCATATCAGACAACTGAATCATACAGGCAGGACATGCAGTTGCAACTACATCTGCACCGGAATCGATAACGTTCTGTGCCTTCTTTAATCCTATTTTCTCAGATAGATTACCATACTCAAGACCGAAACTTCCACCAAGCCCACAACACGAATCAGAATCCAGCATCTCAACAAAATCGTAATTCGGCAAAGAATCAAGGATTTTTCTGGGCTCTTTCCATATGCCAAGAGATTTCTTCAAATGGCAGGGATCATGGTAAGTCGCCTTTGCCCGGTTATGAAATTTTCCAGAGTTTTCTATGTAGCCGTATTTAACAAGAAATTCTGTTAAATCCATCGTCTTTTGAGATAAACTTTTTACTTTGTCGACCAAGGCAGGGGTTTCTCCTTCCATCATAATTGGCCATATTTCTTTTATCACAGCCGTGCATGTGGCACAAGCAGTAACGAGCACATCATACTTCTCGCCATAGAAAACTCCGATATTTTTCATGACGAGAACATCAAAGGTAGATCTATCTCCTGCTGAAAGAGCAGGGATACCACAGCATGACTGATTTTCGGGAAGGTATATTCCTGCACCTTTTTTTTCCAGGATTCTGATTGTGGATTCCGCAACAGAGGGAAAAACTCTGTCGATAAGACATCCGGTAAATACCGCTACCGTAGGGCCATTTGACGCCGGGCGATAAAATGAAGGTAGCTTTTCATGAAAGGGTTCAGGAGCAAGCGGTTTTATATGTCTTTTTCCGATTAGGGGTAGAGGAATTCTGGAACAGGATGTTCCCACGACGGGATCCGCTTCTTTAAACAGGATTTTCTGACACTTAGCTGCAATATCTAGAACCCTGTGAAACCGTTCCGGTATTGAAAGAATCTTTCTGAGAATAAATCGCTTCAGGGGCGAAAGTCCCCTGTATTCTTCAATGATTGCTCTTGTCTTCAGAAAGATTTCTATGGATTTTACACCACTGGGGCACTGAGCCTGACAGGATCCGCAAAGCAAGCATCTATGTAACCTTTCGGCTACTCCATCGGGCTTTTCAAACAGCGCCTTTTTTAACCCATCAATAATTGCCAGTTTTCCGCGGGCTACATCGGTTTCCAGTCTTGTTTCTTTATAAAGTGGACAAACAGATTGACACATACCACAGCGCATACAGACGATGAGATCTTCTTCAAGACCTTCAAGCATGGTAATCAATCTAGTTATTGATGCCATTTGCTACTCCCTATATGAACCGTTAAGCCATAAAATTTTTCCGGGATTAAGTATATTGCGGGAATCCAGAGCCCTTTTTATACGCATGCTGTAAGAGATAGAGTCCCTTCCTATCTCCTTTGATAGAAACGGCGCCTTAGCTATGCCAATTCCATGCTCTCCAGAAAGAGTCCCACCAAGTTTTAGCGCTGCATCAAAAATAGCTTCCACGGCTTTTTCGACCCTTTTCCATTCCTCATGGTTGCGTTTGTCCGTGAGAATTGTTGGATGTAAATTACCATCTCCTGCATGACCGAATGTGCCGATTTTAACATCATATTCCTCTGCTATTTTTTGTATAGCCTGCACCATGTTGGGGATTTTGCTTCTGGGCACCGTTGCATCTTCGAGAACCACCGTGGGTCTGAGTTTAGCCAGTGCGGAGAGAGCACTGCGACGAGCTTCCCAGACTTTGTTTCTTTCTTCTTCGCTTTCCGCTACACGAATTTTAATAAATCCACACTCCCGACAAATTTTTTCAACTTTCCCGGCTTCGTCCTCAACCTGGGCAGGATGGCCGTCAACTTCAATTAGAAGCATAGCTTCAACATCAGTTGGAAGTCCTGCTCTGCTGAACCTTTCCACTGCATCAATGGTAAATTTATCCATAAACTCCAGAGTTGCTGGAATTACTTTTTCCGCTATGATGGCGGCAACGGTCTGGGATGCTGAACGAATATCGGCAAATAGTGCCATCATGGACTTTCTGGCGGGGGGCTGAGGTATGAGCTTGAGGGTTATTCGCGATATAACCCCCAGAGTGCCCTCCGATCCGACGAGCAAACCCGCAAGATTATAACCTGATACGCATTTTACCGTTTTTGACCCTGTTTTGATTAAATTCCCTTCAGCGCTGAAGAATTCAAGTCCCAGGACGTAATCTTTTGTAACTCCGTATTTAAGTCCCCGAATACCTCCTGCATTTTCAGCTACATTTCCTCCCAGGGTTGATACAGCCTGACTTCCCGGGTCAGGAGGGTAAAAAAGACCCTGTTTTTCGACGGCTTTAGCCAGATGAGCTGTTATTACTCCGGGCTGAACCACCGCATACATGTCTTCGGTGTTGAGTTCGATAATTTTGTTGAGCCTTCCGGTAAGGAGGACGATTCCCTTCTCATGGGGCACGGTTCCGCCACTCAGGTTTGTTCCTGCGCCGCGGACTGTGAGGGGAATACTGTTTCGGTGACAGTAGGAAACTACCATGCCCATTTCTTCTTCGCTTTCGGGCTGAACCACTGCAACTGGTATGACCTGTTCAACAACTGCTGCATCATAGGAGTAGGCTACCTTATCTTCTGGGGCGGTGAGAACTCTGTCGTTTCCTAACATTGTCTTCAGATCTTTGATTAAAGCCTTTTCGGACATATCGAATCCTCCAGATGGTCTTATGTCATTATGGTATAACCACTGTAACTTCTTTCTTGACACCCTCTATCATATAGACTATTCATTCGAATGGCAACCATAAATAACAATGTTTTGCGGCTTCCATGTCTAAAGGAAAGGATGTCAGTCCAATGGTCAGACATCAATCGGCATCAGTGCCTACCCGGGCAAAGCCTTATAAATGCCTTAACAAAAAGGAGGGTTAACCATGAGAAAAGTTTTATCCCTGACCACATTTATAGCCCTTGTTTTCCTTTTTGGTTTGAATCCTTCAATGGCGGAAAAGGCGGAAAAAAGAGAAAAATTCGGTGTCGATAAGCGTCACGAAATAGCAAAAAAAGTTGAATTTCAGCCTTCTACTCAAAAGTTTAAATGGAAAATGGTTATGCCATGGGCCAAAGGGCTTCTCTTTTACGACATCGCTGTTCATTTTTGTGATAGCGTGAGACTTGCATCAGGAGGTCGTCTGGACATAAGACCCTACTCTGAGGGTGAACTTGTGCCGGCTATGCAAACCTTTGATGCCGTTGTTCAGGGCACAGCCGAAGTGGGACATGACTGGCCCGGCTACTGGAAGGGTAAAAATGAAGCTTTCGTTGCCTTCGGCTCCGTGCCTTTCGGCCTTGATGGAGAAGGCTACAATATATGGCTCTATGAAAAGGGTGGTCTTGAGATGATGCAAGAACTCTACGGTCGCTACGGACTGCATGCGCTTCCCTGCGGACAGCTGGGACAGGAAATGGGTCTCTTTTCAAATAAAAGAGCCGAAAAAATGGAAGATTTCAAAGGGCTTAGAGTCAGAACTGTCGGGTGGTATATGGACATTCTCAACATGCTTGGAGCGTCGGTCAGTCCTCTTCCCGGAGGCGAAATCTATCTTGCTCTGGAACGAGGTGTAATTGATGCGGCTGAGTTTTCCTCCCCGGCGATCAATTATCCTATGGGGTTTGATGAAATCACAAAATATGCAATCCAGCCCGGTGTGCATCAACCGGGGATTCAGTGTGCTGTCTTCTTCAATAAGAAAGCGTGGGACAGCTTGCCTGAAGATCTTAAATGGATCGTTGATATTGCTGCCAAAGAGACTCAGCTCTGGGCTTATAACTGGATAAACAGCCTTAACGCAGAAGCAATTAGAAGATTTAAAGAAAAGAAAATCGAAATTGTGAAAATGAACAAAGAAGCTCTCATATCCTTCAGAAAAACCACCAAAGAGTATCTCGACTCGCTCAAAGAAAAACATCCGGATGTGAAGAAAGTTCTTGAAAGCCAGGAAGCTTTTATAAAGGAATTTGCCGATTGGCGCGATGCCAGAAGCGGTGCTACTCCCTGGCCCTACGATATTTACATATCGGGACGCACAACCGAATAAGTCTTTCATCAGGGGAGGGTTGCTCCCTCTCCTGAAACTCTCAATGAGGGTCAATCATGGAAAAGGGTAAGGATTTGTCAGGAAAAGTCCTGAACTGTTTTATCTGGACGGGAGAAGTTTCTTCGCTCCTTATCATCCCCCTGGTTCTGGTTGTCGTTCAGGAAGTTATAAGAAGATATGTTTTTAACGCTCCCAGCATCTGGGGATTTGAACTGACAACCTTTTTATACGGAATCCACTATATGCTGGGACTTGGCTATACGGAGCATTACGAAGGCCACGTGAAAGTTGATATAGTCACTTCCAGATTTTCCAAAAAGACTAAAGCTCTTATGGAAATTCTTACCTACGGTCTAATGTTTATCCCGCTAATGACTCTTTTAATGGTTTGGTCTTTTAAGTTTGCTTATGTTTCAACAATCCAGAACGAACTCAACTCAACAAGCTGGGCTCCGCCCATCTACCCCATAAAAGGACTTATGGCTCTTGGTTTCTTTTTCCTGTGGTTTCGAGGTGTTTTAAGGCTTATTGAGAAAGTTCAAGAATACCGAAAATTATCCAGGAGATAGCATTGATGAGTCCGGAGATTCTTACCCTGTTAATGTTTGTTGCTCTTATCATTGCTATTGCTTTCGGGCACCCTCTAGCCTTTACCCTGATGTGGGTTGCTACGATTTTCGGATTAATAGATAATGGCTTTAATGTTCCAGCCTTATTTGACCTGTTCGTTAATAACGCCTGGGGCATTATGAACAACTACGTTCTCGTAGCGATACCTCTCTTCATCTTCATGGCGCAACTCCTGGACAAGTCAAGAGTTGCCAAAAAGCTTTTTGATGCGCTCTACATCGTCCTTGGTGGTATCCGTGGAGGCCTGGGGCTTGCCGTGGTTGTAGTGTGCACAGTTTTTGCCGCAACAACAGGTATTATTGGAGCATCTGTTGTTGCCATGGGGCTTTTAGCAACACCCGCCCTTTTGCAGAAGGGCTATCAGAAGGAACTCACGAGTGGAATCATATGCGCGGCGGGAACACTTGGCATCCTCATCCCTCCCAGCATTATGATGGTTGTTTACGGTGGGTTGACCGGACTTAAAGAAACCTC
This genomic window contains:
- a CDS encoding CidA/LrgA family protein, coding for MIEGLFFIFLFLIIGEAISKAADLPVPGNVIGMVLLTFSLSRGWVDISKVKGVADILVKNLALLFVPPGVGLMVYFDLLKKEWLAISVSWFLSTFVVLGVVGIVQKKFDDKRRQGD
- a CDS encoding FadR/GntR family transcriptional regulator, which produces MTLPSIPLKPIKPRKISDQVCDQLMELIYRGYLKSGEKLMSERSLAEVLGVSRQTVREAINRLVAMGLLEHRQGQGTFVRHPARAERNPFLEALDIDNASLVEILEVRMGLECNAASLAALRADERDIEFLKESLEEMKKDVESGGLGHEADVSFHMAISYATKNPVQVRIMRSMYDILFFGIKQNLQGLYKNPKNIEIIISQHRAIFEAIQNRDPERAEEAMRQHITFVRDYFAKKPEIILSESGV
- a CDS encoding (Fe-S)-binding protein yields the protein MASITRLITMLEGLEEDLIVCMRCGMCQSVCPLYKETRLETDVARGKLAIIDGLKKALFEKPDGVAERLHRCLLCGSCQAQCPSGVKSIEIFLKTRAIIEEYRGLSPLKRFILRKILSIPERFHRVLDIAAKCQKILFKEADPVVGTSCSRIPLPLIGKRHIKPLAPEPFHEKLPSFYRPASNGPTVAVFTGCLIDRVFPSVAESTIRILEKKGAGIYLPENQSCCGIPALSAGDRSTFDVLVMKNIGVFYGEKYDVLVTACATCTAVIKEIWPIMMEGETPALVDKVKSLSQKTMDLTEFLVKYGYIENSGKFHNRAKATYHDPCHLKKSLGIWKEPRKILDSLPNYDFVEMLDSDSCCGLGGSFGLEYGNLSEKIGLKKAQNVIDSGADVVATACPACMIQLSDMLSRIGNGKPVKHIIELYAESL
- a CDS encoding FAD-linked oxidase C-terminal domain-containing protein — protein: MSEKALIKDLKTMLGNDRVLTAPEDKVAYSYDAAVVEQVIPVAVVQPESEEEMGMVVSYCHRNSIPLTVRGAGTNLSGGTVPHEKGIVLLTGRLNKIIELNTEDMYAVVQPGVITAHLAKAVEKQGLFYPPDPGSQAVSTLGGNVAENAGGIRGLKYGVTKDYVLGLEFFSAEGNLIKTGSKTVKCVSGYNLAGLLVGSEGTLGVISRITLKLIPQPPARKSMMALFADIRSASQTVAAIIAEKVIPATLEFMDKFTIDAVERFSRAGLPTDVEAMLLIEVDGHPAQVEDEAGKVEKICRECGFIKIRVAESEEERNKVWEARRSALSALAKLRPTVVLEDATVPRSKIPNMVQAIQKIAEEYDVKIGTFGHAGDGNLHPTILTDKRNHEEWKRVEKAVEAIFDAALKLGGTLSGEHGIGIAKAPFLSKEIGRDSISYSMRIKRALDSRNILNPGKILWLNGSYRE
- the dctP gene encoding TRAP transporter substrate-binding protein DctP produces the protein MRKVLSLTTFIALVFLFGLNPSMAEKAEKREKFGVDKRHEIAKKVEFQPSTQKFKWKMVMPWAKGLLFYDIAVHFCDSVRLASGGRLDIRPYSEGELVPAMQTFDAVVQGTAEVGHDWPGYWKGKNEAFVAFGSVPFGLDGEGYNIWLYEKGGLEMMQELYGRYGLHALPCGQLGQEMGLFSNKRAEKMEDFKGLRVRTVGWYMDILNMLGASVSPLPGGEIYLALERGVIDAAEFSSPAINYPMGFDEITKYAIQPGVHQPGIQCAVFFNKKAWDSLPEDLKWIVDIAAKETQLWAYNWINSLNAEAIRRFKEKKIEIVKMNKEALISFRKTTKEYLDSLKEKHPDVKKVLESQEAFIKEFADWRDARSGATPWPYDIYISGRTTE
- a CDS encoding TRAP transporter small permease subunit is translated as MEKGKDLSGKVLNCFIWTGEVSSLLIIPLVLVVVQEVIRRYVFNAPSIWGFELTTFLYGIHYMLGLGYTEHYEGHVKVDIVTSRFSKKTKALMEILTYGLMFIPLMTLLMVWSFKFAYVSTIQNELNSTSWAPPIYPIKGLMALGFFFLWFRGVLRLIEKVQEYRKLSRR